The genomic stretch gtcagaataagggtcaagaaataatttgtaacgtcttttttaaacgattttttaaatttaaaaaatattttttaaaaaagtaaaacatatttaaaactattattttaatcatattcaacatttacattaattatattgacataattactaaaataaaattttttaataattattttattattaaatattataaaagttatataaaattgactttttagttgaatttgcAATTTAAgtaattaaaaaaataattttttatctatattttcaaatataatatataaatattacagtaatatttttaataaaattcatgattttcccttgacccaacgggtcggatctcgaccctaaaataacgggttatTTCGgattcgggtcaaacgggtcgcggatcgaaaaaaccgggtttgtaaccctaaaaAACGGGTCGGACGGGTCGGATTTTCAGATCAggtcgagttttgacaggtctaataTTCACTAGAAAATGACCCGGTCCGGCTCAATTATATGAAAACACAAAACGAGACCAaaaagtttaacctaattaaCCCGTTTATGAAGTCGCAGTCTATAAATACACCGTGCCCTCAAGGAAACAAGATCTCCTCATTTCTCTTCAAAAACACTTGTTCAAAGTTTGAGAGTTTTGACAAATTTCAATCATCAAATTCTAACAAAGTCATGGTTACCGTCACGGTAATCTCTTACATTTCTAATTCCCTTGCTTTATACTCCTTGGACACTCCGTTTTataccaaaaacaaaaaaaaattgattatGAATTGATACTAGCTAGGGTTTTCAGTTGTTTGTCTACTTTTTGTGTTGAATTAAGGTTCAAAGATAAGATTTTGCGATAAATTGAACATAATTGGCATTAAACCTAAGATGGGTATAGTTTATTAACACGATTTTACGATGTTTTCAAACCTATGATTTGATTTGCAAGAGTACAGTAATTAGATTACATAATTTTAGAACAAGTTCTACCCAATTCAATTGTTATAGTATCATGTTGATGATGTTGAGGTCTTTCGGAAACAGTCTTTCGCTGTAATTAAGACTGCGTATTTCCGACACCCTTACCCTGCAATTTGCGCAATTGAGGCACTagcgtattgttgttgttgttgttgttgaaaatgTGACAATGATGTTGATTTGGGGTGTTCAAAGGATTTTTGTAATGTAGTGTTTGCTTCCTGATCTTCTGAGTTGAATTTGTTGATGTTTATTATCCTGTTTATGGTTTGAATTACGGTCAGTGAAAAACTGATAAAACCTGGATTTTTGCTGTAATTTAGACTGCATACATAATTACATCCGACTCCCTTACCCTGCAATTTGCGCCATTGAGGCACTAGCGTAATGTTGTTGTTGATAATGATTTTGAGGTGTTAGGATTATTCTGAGTTGAATTGGTTGATCAGTATTATCCTGTTTATTTATGGTTTTAAATATCGGTACCAGTCAAAGTCAAAGTCATGGTCACGGTATAATTGGTCCTTAATCAGTCGTCTCAGACGGATTACTGTCAGTGAAAAACTGAAAAAGCGATAAAACCCGACTGATTTTGAACTATGAATGCACACTACTTCGTATATAATACTCCCTTTGTgtcgatcatttgtttacttttatatTATGTGTGCGGAGTAATTTAATCAAACGAGGGAGTAATTATTTCGATGTTTTTATTATGTAGGATATATGCAGCATCTGCAAAGGAAACATTAGCACAGGAACATTGTTCACAGCAGAATGCTCCCACAACTTCCACAACAACTGCATCTTCCACAATCTTCAGAATGGCGGCGGTCATATTGATACCTGTCCGACTTGCCATGCTACTTGGACTCAAGTTTTCTCCCCGTATGCTCAAAAAACCAGTCGCTGTGATTCGGATCCTTGTTTTGACGATGATGAGCCACTCCCTTCCCTAGCATCTTCTCCCCAAGAAGGTGGTGGGGCTAGGACAATGACTGTCAAGGCCTTGCCTGAGTATCCTGCTCTAAGCAAGTCAGACAAATCTGACTCATTCGCGGTCCTTTTTGGTATCCGTGCCCCTCTGCTGTCTGCTGAAGATGATGACGATGATATGAATGCTCGCCCATCTCTTGATCTTGTAGCTGTTCTTGATGTGAGTGGTAGTATGTATGGGAAAAAACTTGCACTCTTGAAGCAAGCTGTCAGTTTTGTCATTAACAACTTGGGCCCCACGGATCGTCTTTCCATCATTACTTTCTCAACTCATGCTCGTAGGTTAACCCCTTTAACAAGGATGACTGAAGCGGGTCGAGCTGATACTTTAAGAATCGTGGACATGATCCGGTCAGAGGGGAGTACTAACATAATTGCAGGACTGAAAACTGCTGTCAAAGTCTTGGACCAGAGACGTCAGAAAAACCCGGTTAATAGCGTCATTCTCCTTTCAGATGGTCAAGACACTGAAAATCGTAATTTCATCTCGTGCCTCAATCGTCTTCCCCAGTCAATTAGATCCAATGCAAATGCTGTAGAAACTGGTGTAAAGCCGGGACCGGATGTAGCCCAGGTTTACACATTTGGGTTTGGGGCTGATCACGATTCAAAAGCACTCCACGCGATATCAGATGGGGCGGGTGGGACCTTCTCCTACATTGAAGCGATTGAGGTCATTCAGGATGCATTTGCTTTATGCCTTGGTGGGCTATTGAGTGTTGTTGCGCAGGAAGTTGAAGTTCAGGTTTTCTCCGGGTCTTCTGAGGTTCGAATCAAGAATATCGTTTCTGGGAGATATAATAACAAGGTTGACGCCTTTGGTAGTCAACATGGGGTGGTATATGTTGGCGATGTTTATGCAGACGAAGAGAAACAATTCCTGGTGTACCTCTCTGTCCCAGAAAGTGAAAAAGATGACAACAATTCGACAACAAAACTGGTAGAGGTCCGGTGCTCTTACAAGGATCCATTGTTGGATAAAATAATCGTGTCTAATACAGTTACAGCTGAAATCCAGAGGCCGTTGACAGGGGAGCTGTCAGAAGAAGACAAGCGGATTGAGTTAGAGGTGGAGAGGGAGAAAAACCGGGTTTTAATAGCGGAAGGAATTGCATTGGCACAGGAAATGGCAGAGCGGTTGGAGCTAGATGACGCTCGCTCCCTACTGGAGGAGAAGAGGAATGTTGTGTTGCAGTCATATGGAGGGCAGATAAAGGATGAGACGACTATGTCCTTTTATGATCAGGCGGGGATGGTTAAGGACCGTATGCTAAATAGACAGACCTACTTAGGAGTTGGCCGAGCCTACGCATTCTCAACACAGCTCTCTCATATGTATCAGAGAGCTGCTACTCAAATTCTTGAAAATCAGAATTCTTTCTGTGATGCTACTCAAGTTCTTGGAAATCAGCAATGGGTTTATTCTCCGACTTCTCCTAGCTATTCTCCCACTTCTCCTAGCTATTCTCCTACTTCTCCTAGCTACTGTCCCGCTTCTGCAAGTTATTCTCCGACTTCTCCCAGTTATTCTCCGACTTCTCCTACTTATTCTCCGACTGCTCCTAGTTATTCCCCTGCTGCTCCTACCTATTCTCCTACGAATCCTGCTTATTCTCCCACTGCTCCTACTTATTCTCCGACTTCTCCTGGTTTTTCTCCTAGTGCTCCTAATCCTCTGATGCCTCTTGCTTATGCTCCTGGTTCTCATACTTATTCTCCCATTTCTCCTGATTATTCTCCTTGTTCTCCTGCTTATTCTCCGACTTACCCCGGTTATTCTCCTACTTGTGATGTGTCTGCTTGTCCTTCTTATTCAACCTCTTCTCCTACTTATACTCCGACATCTCCTGGTTCTCCTACTTATTCTCCCATTTCTCCTGATTATTCTCCTTGTTCTCCTGCTTATTCTCCGACTTACCCCGGTTATTCTCCTACTTATGATATGTCTGCTTGTCCTTCTTATTCAACCTCTTCTCCTACTTATACTCCGACATCTCCTGGTTATTCTCCCACAGTTGCAGTTGCAGATGATCCGCCTAAGGTGGCTAGATGTAATTTCCAGACTACATATATGAAgcaaatggtgaagaaatcacaGCTCGAGCGCAACGCCAATGGTCAAAACCAAGCTGTTGTTTGATAATGTTGCTTGTTTTAGTTATCTGACATTATCATTAAGTTTTTAAATTTATGCAGAATAAAAAGACAAAAGGAATGTTGTTACGCTTTTCTGGTTAGCAATTACTCAGTAGTTTGGTATGTTGCAGGAGACGGATTTTATGGTTAAATCGTCTTTCTCAATACATTATGAATTTTGCTCTAATATCTACTTCGGTTTGCTTGCGAAAAGACACAGGGGAATGTCGTTAATATTTTCTTGTTAGCCATTTCTCAGTAGTTTTATGGTTAAATCGTCTTTCTCAATGTAATATTTTCTTGTTAGCGATTTCTCAGTAGTTTTATGGTTAAATCGTCTTTCTCAACGCATTACGTTTCAATTCGGTTTGCTTGCATATGTCGGAACAAAGAGCGATGTTTGATTTTTATCGTACGAGTCGCAGGCTTTATGAAGAAAATCCTAACTGTTAAAAATCCTAACTGATTTTTATGGGGTTCAGAATATCAGtttgtcttgcttgtgacggagatacctgtcgcaagcttgcgacgggtcggatAGTACCCTTTAAATGGTAAATGAATAGACAAGTGGTACTGTGCAAACAGAGCACTTACTGATATTTGGGTAATAaaaaagggttttttgtcaaaagttaccttatatttaggggtatttgtaaaaagactaccttatattaatttttttgttttcaactacctttattttctttatttttggtcaataactacctatgCTATGAGTATAGACAAATTTGGTTAGTTTTTCGGCTTTAAACTATCTCATACGACTCTTTAATGTTTAAATCATGCCTAGACCAGATTTTGGAAAGTCATGATGTACTTACGCTTAATTTTAGTAGATGCTCatagttattattgaaatgtgaaaaaCATAAATCTTGGTCAGCTGAAattaaattatggtttttatgccgttgatcattgttgtttgatgttaacaaagtcatgtgagataggtTAATGTCGCTAAATCGATCAAATCTCGTCATATATCGTGAGcttaggtagtttttgaccaagaaaaaaaaaacaaaggtagtttaaaacaagaaaaataatatgaagtataaggtagttttttacaaatacccctaaatatataaggtagtttttgacaaaacaCCCAATAAAAAAAACATTTTCTTACTTTCCCAATGCATCATCTTTACCCTACAATTGAAAAGTCACAAAAAGTCACGTCCAAAATTCATTTTCACTCtttctaattttttttctctctctatttTCAAATTTCCAGATCCCAAAACTCTTTATCATTTTTTTCAACTTCATACAAATTAACCTGAAATCTAAATGAAGTCAATGATCCAATATGTCACCATTTTAGGCTATTAATATGTTATCATCTCAGATCACTTACATTCAGCTATTACTACAAACAAACATCTGCATAATGGAAACATATTACACATGTTCACAAACATACTCAATATGTCAACAAATGTTTTATATATTTCTTAATTCTTAAACATACAATAAACTGCAAATAAAACCCAAGAAACCAACAAGGCAACTATAACTAATTTCTCGCTTTTCCTATGTTTCATGATTTCAATATTTAATTCTACAACAACCATCTTCAACTTTTCATTTTTGATCTTCAGATTCTCTAGCAACTCGTTTTTCTTCTCTAAGTATTCACTTTCCGTCATGACATCAACAAATTGAAAAAAGCCACAACCATTGTACTGCAAGTGTTGAACAATAAGGAAATGATTATGCAAGATATAATTAAATTCAattacaaaaatatattaacaAAC from Silene latifolia isolate original U9 population chromosome 2, ASM4854445v1, whole genome shotgun sequence encodes the following:
- the LOC141644351 gene encoding E3 ubiquitin-protein ligase WAVH1-like: MKSQSINTPCPQGNKISSFLFKNTCSKFESFDKFQSSNSNKVMVTVTDICSICKGNISTGTLFTAECSHNFHNNCIFHNLQNGGGHIDTCPTCHATWTQVFSPYAQKTSRCDSDPCFDDDEPLPSLASSPQEGGGARTMTVKALPEYPALSKSDKSDSFAVLFGIRAPLLSAEDDDDDMNARPSLDLVAVLDVSGSMYGKKLALLKQAVSFVINNLGPTDRLSIITFSTHARRLTPLTRMTEAGRADTLRIVDMIRSEGSTNIIAGLKTAVKVLDQRRQKNPVNSVILLSDGQDTENRNFISCLNRLPQSIRSNANAVETGVKPGPDVAQVYTFGFGADHDSKALHAISDGAGGTFSYIEAIEVIQDAFALCLGGLLSVVAQEVEVQVFSGSSEVRIKNIVSGRYNNKVDAFGSQHGVVYVGDVYADEEKQFLVYLSVPESEKDDNNSTTKLVEVRCSYKDPLLDKIIVSNTVTAEIQRPLTGELSEEDKRIELEVEREKNRVLIAEGIALAQEMAERLELDDARSLLEEKRNVVLQSYGGQIKDETTMSFYDQAGMVKDRMLNRQTYLGVGRAYAFSTQLSHMYQRAATQILENQNSFCDATQVLGNQQWVYSPTSPSYSPTSPSYSPTSPSYCPASASYSPTSPSYSPTSPTYSPTAPSYSPAAPTYSPTNPAYSPTAPTYSPTSPGFSPSAPNPLMPLAYAPGSHTYSPISPDYSPCSPAYSPTYPGYSPTCDVSACPSYSTSSPTYTPTSPGSPTYSPISPDYSPCSPAYSPTYPGYSPTYDMSACPSYSTSSPTYTPTSPGYSPTVAVADDPPKVARCNFQTTYMKQMVKKSQLERNANGQNQAVV